Proteins from a genomic interval of Amycolatopsis sp. cg13:
- a CDS encoding acetyl-CoA C-acetyltransferase: protein MSGSVILGAARTPIGRLLGSLKDFSGAQLGGIAIKAALERAGVSPDQVQYTIMGQVLTAGAGQIPARQAAVAAGIPMDVPALTINKVCLSGLDAIALADQLIRAGEFDLVVAGGQESMTQAPHLLPKSRSGFKYGDTTLVDHMAYDGLFCAFDQVAMGVSTEKHNARYSVTREQQDAFSARSHQRAAAAIEAGFFREEIAPVSIPQRKGDPVVFSTDEGVRADTTGESLAKLRPAFASDGTITAGSASQISDGAAAVIVASPEKAAELGITPLAEIGAHGVVAGPDASLHEQPSNAILAALKKAKLEVGDLDLVEINEAFAAVGLVSSEKLGLDESKVNVNGGAIALGHPIGASGARLAVHLVHELRRRGGGLGAAALCGGGGQGDALLIRVPSA from the coding sequence GTGTCCGGTTCCGTGATCCTGGGCGCTGCCCGTACCCCGATCGGGCGGCTGCTCGGCTCGTTGAAGGACTTCTCGGGAGCCCAGCTGGGCGGGATCGCGATCAAGGCCGCGCTCGAACGGGCGGGCGTCTCCCCGGACCAGGTCCAGTACACGATCATGGGCCAGGTGCTCACGGCCGGCGCGGGCCAGATCCCGGCGCGCCAGGCCGCGGTCGCCGCGGGCATCCCGATGGACGTCCCCGCGCTGACCATCAACAAGGTCTGCCTCTCCGGCCTCGACGCGATCGCGCTCGCCGACCAGCTGATCCGCGCGGGCGAGTTCGACCTCGTCGTCGCGGGCGGCCAGGAGTCGATGACGCAGGCGCCGCACCTGCTGCCGAAGTCCCGCTCCGGCTTCAAATACGGCGACACCACGCTGGTCGACCACATGGCCTACGACGGCCTGTTCTGCGCGTTCGACCAGGTCGCGATGGGTGTCTCGACGGAGAAGCACAACGCCCGCTACAGCGTCACCCGCGAGCAGCAGGACGCGTTCTCCGCGCGTTCGCACCAGCGGGCCGCGGCCGCGATCGAGGCCGGGTTCTTCCGCGAGGAGATCGCGCCGGTGTCGATCCCGCAGCGCAAGGGCGACCCGGTCGTGTTCTCCACCGACGAGGGCGTGCGCGCCGATACCACGGGCGAGAGCCTCGCGAAGCTGCGTCCGGCGTTCGCCTCGGACGGCACCATCACCGCCGGTTCGGCGTCGCAGATTTCCGACGGCGCGGCCGCGGTGATCGTGGCCAGCCCGGAGAAGGCGGCCGAGCTGGGCATCACGCCGCTGGCCGAGATCGGCGCGCACGGCGTCGTCGCCGGTCCGGACGCGAGCCTGCACGAGCAGCCGTCGAACGCGATCCTCGCCGCGCTGAAGAAGGCGAAGCTGGAGGTCGGCGACCTGGACCTGGTGGAGATCAACGAGGCGTTCGCCGCGGTCGGCCTGGTGTCGAGCGAGAAGCTCGGGCTGGACGAGTCGAAGGTGAACGTCAACGGCGGCGCGATCGCGCTCGGCCACCCGATTGGCGCGTCCGGTGCGCGGCTGGCCGTGCACCTGGTGCACGAGCTGCGCCGGCGCGGCGGCGGTCTCGGCGCGGCCGCGCTGTGCGGTGGCGGCGGCCAGGGCGACGCGCTGCTGATCCGCGTCCCGTCGGCGTAA
- the mce gene encoding methylmalonyl-CoA epimerase, with product MDTEPSASVLKPFVTAIDHVGIAVPDLDAAIAFHRDHFGLEVAHEEVNDEQGVREAMLRAPGTAGTETMIQLLAPSRDDSTIAKFIGRNGPGLQQLALRVSDVDAAAEALRAQGLRLLYDAAKRGTSNSRVNFVHPKDAGGVLVELVEPAR from the coding sequence ATGGACACCGAGCCCAGCGCATCCGTGCTCAAGCCGTTCGTGACCGCGATCGACCACGTCGGCATCGCCGTGCCCGACCTCGACGCGGCCATCGCCTTCCACCGCGACCACTTCGGCCTGGAGGTCGCGCACGAGGAGGTGAACGACGAGCAGGGCGTGCGCGAGGCGATGCTGCGCGCCCCCGGTACCGCGGGCACCGAGACGATGATCCAGCTGCTGGCCCCGTCCCGGGACGATTCGACGATCGCGAAGTTCATCGGCCGCAACGGGCCTGGCCTGCAGCAGCTCGCGCTGCGAGTGTCCGATGTGGACGCCGCGGCCGAGGCGCTGCGGGCGCAGGGCCTGCGGCTGCTGTACGACGCGGCCAAGCGCGGGACCTCGAACAGCCGCGTGAACTTCGTGCACCCGAAGGACGCGGGCGGGGTTTTGGTCGAGCTGGTCGAGCCCGCGCGCTGA
- a CDS encoding TetR/AcrR family transcriptional regulator, with protein sequence MTDDSAKERILCAAEELFAESGFEATPTSRIAERAGVPKGLVHYYFRRKSDLLAALVDRLPDERIEPAAVVVPGDLAGSLRRLVGELDRRFTGSLGLSHLLWREADTHHVVRDALSERFQQLVRLMRSVIVAATGGRLAGADIDNASGLLARAVTHRHATARHTGDDRPAEFDGELTFVANALSARAVKGKPPASAV encoded by the coding sequence ATGACCGACGACTCGGCGAAAGAACGGATCCTGTGCGCGGCGGAGGAGCTGTTCGCCGAGTCCGGCTTCGAAGCGACCCCGACGTCCCGCATCGCGGAGCGCGCCGGGGTCCCGAAGGGCCTGGTCCACTATTACTTCCGCCGCAAGTCCGACCTGCTGGCCGCCCTGGTCGACCGCTTGCCGGACGAACGCATCGAACCCGCCGCGGTCGTCGTTCCCGGCGACCTGGCGGGTTCCCTGCGCAGGCTGGTCGGCGAACTCGACCGCCGCTTCACCGGTTCGCTGGGCCTCTCGCACCTGCTGTGGCGCGAGGCCGACACGCACCACGTGGTCCGCGACGCGCTGTCCGAACGCTTCCAGCAACTGGTCCGGCTGATGCGGTCGGTGATCGTGGCCGCGACCGGAGGACGGCTCGCCGGGGCGGACATCGACAACGCGTCCGGGCTGCTTGCCCGCGCTGTTACCCATCGGCACGCGACGGCTCGGCACACCGGGGACGACCGGCCCGCGGAGTTCGACGGCGAATTGACGTTCGTGGCGAACGCGTTGTCGGCTCGTGCGGTTAAGGGGAAGCCGCCTGCCTCGGCGGTGTGA
- a CDS encoding SPW repeat protein, with protein sequence MSEVSTRAWTRPYDWAEVVIGVVAALSPLWLSTNTTMVWTMVVLGALIAIDGLVSLATPSMVYGEGVQIVLGALLFIAPWVMGYTEFNGASWTSWVGGALTIIAGAAAMPEANAAHRMAGQH encoded by the coding sequence ATGAGTGAAGTCTCGACGCGCGCCTGGACGCGGCCCTATGACTGGGCCGAGGTCGTGATTGGTGTTGTCGCCGCTCTTTCACCCCTTTGGCTGAGCACGAACACCACGATGGTGTGGACGATGGTGGTCCTCGGTGCGCTGATCGCGATCGACGGCCTGGTGTCGCTCGCGACGCCGAGCATGGTTTACGGCGAGGGCGTGCAGATCGTCCTCGGCGCGTTGCTGTTCATCGCGCCGTGGGTGATGGGGTATACGGAATTCAACGGGGCGTCGTGGACGTCCTGGGTCGGCGGTGCGCTGACGATCATCGCCGGCGCGGCCGCGATGCCGGAGGCCAACGCCGCCCACCGGATGGCGGGCCAGCACTGA
- the ccrA gene encoding crotonyl-CoA carboxylase/reductase yields MSHLDEIQQAILNGRLDAIAELPVPESYRGVTVHADEVDMFEGLESRDKDPRRSLHVDDVPTPELGPGEALVAVMASAINYNTVWTSIFEPIPTFKFLRKYGKLSPLAKRHDLPYHVVGSDLSGVVLRTGAGVHNWKPGDEVVAHCLNVELEGPDGHNDTMLDTEQRIWGFETNFGGLAEIALVKANQLMPKPAHLTWEESASPGLVNSTAYRQLVSRNGADMKQGDVVLIWGASGGLGSYATQYALNGGAIPVCVVSSPEKAEICRKLGAELIIDRTAEGYKFWKNETEQDPKEWQRFGAKIRELTGGEDPDIVFEHPGRETFGASVYAARKGGTIVTCASTSGYMHQYDNRYLWMNLKRIIGSHFANYRESWEANRLIAKGLIHPTLSKTYSLEETGQAALDVHRNAHQGKVGVLALAPEEGLGVRDEELRAKHLDGINAFRGA; encoded by the coding sequence ATGTCGCACCTCGACGAGATCCAGCAGGCGATCCTGAACGGCCGCCTCGACGCGATCGCCGAGCTGCCCGTGCCCGAGAGCTACCGGGGCGTCACCGTGCACGCGGACGAGGTCGACATGTTCGAAGGCCTCGAAAGCCGGGACAAGGACCCGCGCCGCTCGCTGCACGTCGACGACGTCCCGACGCCCGAGCTCGGCCCCGGCGAGGCGCTGGTCGCCGTCATGGCCAGCGCGATCAACTACAACACCGTCTGGACGTCGATCTTCGAGCCGATCCCGACGTTCAAGTTCCTGCGCAAGTACGGGAAGCTCTCGCCGCTGGCCAAGCGGCACGACCTGCCGTACCACGTGGTCGGCTCGGACCTGTCCGGCGTGGTGCTGCGCACCGGCGCGGGCGTGCACAACTGGAAGCCCGGCGACGAGGTCGTCGCGCACTGCCTGAACGTCGAGCTGGAAGGCCCGGACGGGCACAACGACACGATGCTCGACACCGAGCAGCGGATCTGGGGCTTCGAGACGAACTTCGGCGGGCTCGCCGAGATCGCGCTGGTCAAGGCCAACCAGCTGATGCCGAAGCCGGCGCATCTGACCTGGGAGGAATCCGCCTCCCCCGGGCTGGTGAACTCGACCGCGTACCGGCAGCTGGTCTCGCGCAACGGCGCGGACATGAAGCAGGGCGACGTCGTGCTGATCTGGGGCGCGTCGGGCGGGCTCGGCTCGTACGCGACGCAGTACGCGCTCAACGGCGGCGCGATCCCGGTGTGCGTCGTGTCCAGCCCGGAGAAGGCGGAGATCTGCCGGAAACTCGGCGCGGAGCTGATCATCGACCGCACCGCCGAGGGGTACAAGTTCTGGAAGAACGAGACCGAGCAGGACCCGAAGGAATGGCAGCGGTTCGGCGCGAAGATCCGCGAGCTGACCGGCGGCGAGGACCCGGACATCGTGTTCGAGCACCCCGGCCGCGAGACCTTCGGCGCGTCCGTCTACGCCGCGCGCAAGGGCGGAACCATCGTCACGTGCGCGTCGACCTCGGGCTACATGCACCAGTACGACAACCGGTACCTGTGGATGAACCTCAAGCGGATCATCGGCTCGCACTTCGCGAACTACCGCGAATCGTGGGAGGCCAACCGGCTGATCGCGAAGGGCCTCATCCACCCGACGCTGTCGAAGACGTACTCGCTCGAGGAGACCGGCCAGGCCGCCCTTGACGTGCACCGCAACGCGCACCAGGGCAAGGTCGGCGTGCTCGCCCTCGCCCCGGAAGAAGGGCTCGGCGTCCGCGACGAGGAACTGCGCGCCAAGCACCTCGACGGAATCAACGCGTTCCGCGGCGCGTGA
- a CDS encoding chromosome segregation protein encodes MPLGAGFDVAKRGYSRAQVDEHLERLDGDLKMLTADRDAAIAQSGDLARQLEVARGEIADLRGQVDRLAQPPTSVEGLSERLQRMLRLAQDEAADTRARAEAEAGHIRAKAETDASAMRARYEQLLTELDLRRKEMEAEHRKVLEDARAEAKRITDEAEAERKKLDAESEARRTQVEEDFEIAMATRRAEAMRVLAEQEAASKAEAERRVREAAEDAAAIRAKVLEEETAAKADIDRRQRESVADANKRRQDSITEANARLAEAADEARRRVRTATDESNRRITQANERVEALRTVRASLAEQVRSARTVLAEAQHVLGETDGAVPADIKAAVDEANGSGPKSGTNGSSASGSQGGATAAGSSKPSAPSGQNPAGQSAKNAPANSGKPAVGRDVEQTVRLRTSDVPKPQPQPRPAGKPTGE; translated from the coding sequence GTGCCGCTGGGAGCCGGCTTCGACGTAGCGAAGCGGGGATACAGCCGGGCGCAGGTCGACGAGCACCTGGAACGGCTCGACGGCGACCTGAAGATGCTCACCGCCGACCGCGACGCCGCCATCGCCCAGTCCGGCGATCTGGCCAGGCAGCTCGAAGTCGCGCGCGGCGAGATCGCCGACCTCCGCGGTCAGGTCGACCGGCTCGCGCAGCCGCCGACGAGCGTCGAAGGCCTGTCCGAGCGCCTCCAGCGGATGCTGCGGCTGGCGCAGGACGAGGCCGCCGACACCCGCGCCCGCGCCGAGGCCGAAGCCGGCCACATCCGGGCCAAGGCGGAGACCGACGCCAGCGCCATGCGCGCCCGGTACGAGCAGCTGCTCACCGAGCTCGACCTGCGCCGCAAGGAAATGGAAGCCGAGCACCGCAAGGTGCTCGAGGACGCGCGCGCCGAGGCCAAGCGGATCACCGACGAGGCCGAGGCCGAGCGCAAGAAGCTCGACGCGGAGTCCGAGGCCCGCCGCACGCAGGTCGAGGAAGACTTCGAGATCGCCATGGCCACCCGCCGCGCCGAGGCGATGCGCGTGCTGGCCGAGCAGGAGGCGGCCAGCAAGGCCGAGGCCGAGCGCCGGGTCCGCGAGGCCGCCGAGGACGCGGCCGCGATCCGGGCGAAGGTGCTGGAAGAGGAGACGGCCGCGAAGGCCGACATCGACCGTCGCCAGCGCGAATCGGTCGCCGACGCGAACAAGCGCCGCCAGGACTCCATCACCGAGGCCAACGCGCGCCTCGCGGAAGCGGCCGACGAGGCCCGCCGCCGCGTCCGCACCGCCACCGACGAGTCCAACCGCCGGATCACCCAGGCCAACGAGCGGGTCGAGGCCCTGCGCACGGTCCGGGCGAGCCTGGCCGAGCAGGTCCGGTCGGCGCGCACCGTGCTGGCCGAGGCGCAGCACGTGCTCGGCGAGACCGACGGCGCTGTTCCCGCGGACATCAAGGCCGCGGTCGACGAGGCCAACGGGTCCGGGCCGAAGTCCGGCACCAACGGCTCTTCGGCAAGCGGCTCGCAGGGCGGCGCCACCGCGGCGGGCAGCAGCAAGCCCAGCGCTCCGTCCGGCCAGAACCCCGCTGGTCAGAGCGCCAAGAACGCCCCGGCGAACAGCGGAAAGCCCGCGGTGGGCCGCGACGTCGAGCAGACCGTCCGGCTGCGGACTTCCGACGTGCCCAAGCCGCAGCCGCAACCGCGCCCGGCGGGAAAACCGACTGGCGAGTAA
- a CDS encoding universal stress protein has protein sequence MAVYRTVVVGTDGSDSSFAAVDKAAGVAADAGATLVVVCAYHPASRQDVERAQDELGDEAYQVVGSAPAEDTLQSARDRAAKAGAANIETVALEGQPVDMLRKVVKDRKADLLVVGNRGLNTLAGRILGSVPSEVARKSGVDVLIVHTT, from the coding sequence ATGGCTGTCTATCGGACTGTGGTGGTGGGCACGGACGGGTCCGACTCGTCCTTCGCCGCGGTGGACAAGGCCGCCGGGGTGGCTGCCGACGCGGGAGCGACTCTGGTCGTTGTCTGCGCGTACCACCCGGCCAGCCGCCAAGACGTCGAACGCGCGCAGGACGAGCTGGGCGACGAGGCCTACCAGGTCGTCGGGTCCGCGCCCGCTGAGGACACGCTGCAGTCCGCACGGGACCGCGCGGCGAAGGCCGGTGCCGCGAACATCGAGACGGTCGCGCTGGAGGGTCAGCCGGTCGACATGCTGCGGAAGGTCGTGAAGGACCGCAAAGCCGACCTGCTGGTGGTCGGCAACCGCGGCCTGAACACCCTCGCCGGGCGGATCCTGGGCTCGGTCCCGTCGGAAGTAGCCCGGAAGTCGGGCGTCGACGTGCTGATCGTGCACACCACCTGA
- a CDS encoding adenylate/guanylate cyclase domain-containing protein has translation MADSSRDLQQRLERALLGGPRRYTRLEVAKRAGVPEERSRRLWRALGFATVEDDEMVFTDADVEAMRIADGLVSSGLVAPGMEVAVTRALGQHLSRLAEWQVHMLWELITDNPELARSDRQVTRLVERLLPELEQVQNYVWRRHLAAFAGRAFASPDEDLETRALVVGFVDMVGYTRFTREADEEELTQVLDGFESLATEVIAEHHGRVVKMIGDEVLFVTDSPADGAEIALTLAERTGSDDGLPAVRAGMASGRVLSRFGDVYGSVVNLAARLTSAARPGTVLVDRELAGQLESLPEFDLRTRRPIAVRGYNRLRPSALRRAKDKPTGRFASSQQLAAEMLGLGDPAPPETPEQDDFPTPAGPRKRRRRR, from the coding sequence GTGGCCGATTCTTCCCGGGACCTGCAGCAGCGCCTGGAACGCGCCCTGCTCGGCGGGCCTCGCCGCTACACCCGGCTCGAGGTAGCGAAACGAGCCGGCGTACCCGAAGAACGCTCGCGCCGGCTGTGGCGGGCGCTGGGTTTCGCCACCGTCGAAGACGACGAGATGGTGTTCACCGACGCCGACGTCGAAGCCATGCGCATCGCCGACGGTTTGGTGAGCTCCGGCCTGGTCGCCCCCGGCATGGAAGTAGCGGTGACCCGTGCCCTCGGCCAGCATCTCTCCCGGCTGGCCGAGTGGCAGGTCCACATGCTGTGGGAACTGATCACCGACAACCCTGAACTGGCCCGCAGCGACCGCCAAGTCACCCGCCTAGTGGAACGCCTGCTCCCCGAACTGGAGCAGGTGCAAAACTACGTCTGGCGCCGCCACCTGGCCGCCTTCGCCGGCCGCGCCTTCGCCAGCCCAGACGAAGACCTGGAAACGCGCGCCCTGGTGGTCGGCTTCGTGGACATGGTCGGCTACACCCGCTTCACCAGAGAAGCCGACGAAGAAGAGCTGACGCAGGTCCTGGACGGCTTCGAATCCCTAGCCACCGAGGTCATCGCAGAACACCACGGCCGAGTCGTGAAGATGATCGGCGACGAAGTCCTCTTCGTCACCGACTCCCCCGCCGACGGCGCGGAAATCGCCCTGACGCTAGCCGAACGCACCGGCTCGGATGACGGCCTCCCCGCCGTCCGAGCCGGAATGGCATCAGGAAGGGTGCTCTCCCGCTTCGGCGATGTCTACGGCTCCGTCGTGAACCTGGCCGCCCGCCTCACGTCAGCCGCCCGCCCCGGAACCGTGCTGGTAGACCGAGAACTGGCCGGACAGTTGGAGTCGCTGCCGGAATTCGACCTCCGCACCCGGCGCCCCATCGCAGTACGCGGCTACAACCGCCTACGCCCGTCGGCCCTCCGCAGGGCGAAGGACAAACCCACCGGCCGCTTCGCGTCTTCCCAGCAACTGGCCGCGGAAATGCTGGGCCTAGGCGACCCCGCTCCGCCCGAAACCCCGGAGCAAGACGACTTCCCCACCCCCGCCGGGCCACGCAAACGCCGCCGACGCCGCTGA
- the paaE gene encoding 1,2-phenylacetyl-CoA epoxidase subunit PaaE produces MTATVSRRTGFHPLRVAEVERLCDDAVAVTFDVPSELASVYAFAPGQSLTLRRVVDGRDERRSYSICAPAGERPRVGVRLVPDGVFSSWLVNEVRPGDTVEVSAPTGSFTPDLAAGGHHVLIAAGSGITPVLSIAASLLATPDASVTVLYGNRRTDTVMFADDLADLKDRYPARLELVHVLSREPREAELFTGRLDADKLRALFGSIVPVDEVDHFWLCGPFGMVTSAQDLLGSLGVPGERIHQELFYVDDVPPEPVKHVDPAVAGASSEVTLVLDGRSTTMNLPRESSVLDGAQRFRPDLPFACKGGVCGTCRARVTEGAVDMRRNFALEKAEVEAGFVLTCQSHPVSERVTVDFDA; encoded by the coding sequence GTGACTGCCACCGTTTCCCGTCGTACCGGGTTCCATCCGTTGCGGGTGGCTGAGGTTGAGCGGCTTTGCGACGACGCTGTGGCCGTTACCTTTGACGTGCCTTCCGAGCTTGCGTCGGTTTATGCGTTTGCGCCTGGGCAGTCGCTTACTCTGCGCCGGGTGGTGGACGGGCGCGACGAGCGTCGCTCGTACTCGATCTGTGCTCCGGCGGGGGAGCGCCCACGCGTTGGCGTGCGTCTCGTGCCGGATGGAGTGTTCTCGTCTTGGCTGGTCAATGAGGTTCGGCCTGGGGACACTGTTGAGGTTTCCGCGCCTACTGGGTCGTTCACTCCGGATCTTGCTGCTGGTGGGCATCATGTGCTGATCGCTGCTGGGTCTGGGATTACGCCGGTGTTGTCTATTGCGGCTTCGTTGCTGGCTACTCCGGATGCTTCGGTGACTGTGTTGTATGGGAACCGTCGCACTGACACGGTCATGTTCGCTGATGATCTGGCCGACCTGAAGGACAGGTATCCGGCGCGGTTGGAACTCGTGCACGTCCTGTCTCGGGAGCCTCGTGAGGCTGAGTTGTTCACTGGGCGGTTGGATGCGGACAAGCTTCGTGCGTTGTTCGGGTCGATCGTGCCGGTGGACGAGGTGGATCATTTTTGGCTTTGTGGGCCGTTTGGGATGGTGACTTCGGCGCAGGATCTTCTTGGTTCGCTGGGGGTTCCTGGGGAGCGGATTCATCAGGAACTGTTCTATGTGGACGATGTGCCGCCGGAGCCCGTCAAGCATGTTGATCCTGCTGTGGCTGGTGCTTCGTCTGAGGTGACGTTGGTTCTTGACGGTCGGTCTACGACCATGAATTTGCCGCGTGAGTCTTCGGTGTTGGATGGGGCGCAGCGGTTTCGGCCTGACTTGCCGTTTGCTTGCAAGGGTGGGGTTTGCGGGACTTGCCGGGCTCGGGTGACTGAGGGGGCCGTTGATATGCGGCGGAATTTCGCGTTGGAGAAGGCTGAGGTGGAGGCTGGGTTTGTGTTGACTTGCCAGTCTCATCCGGTTTCTGAGCGGGTTACTGTTGATTTTGATGCTTGA
- the paaD gene encoding 1,2-phenylacetyl-CoA epoxidase subunit PaaD, with the protein MVTAVAVASTVTDPELPMLTLADLGVLREVSEEDGRVTVSITPTYTGCPAMDTMRDDLEHALRGAGYTSVEIRTVLEPAWTSDWISEDGRRKLAEAGIAPPGSAPQRVAGPIPLTLGPSVRRVACPHCGSLDTEEQSRFSATACKALRRCRSCWEPFEHVKEI; encoded by the coding sequence GTGGTGACCGCCGTCGCGGTGGCTTCTACGGTCACTGATCCCGAGTTGCCGATGCTGACGCTCGCGGATCTCGGGGTGTTGCGCGAGGTGTCCGAAGAGGACGGTCGGGTTACGGTTTCCATTACGCCGACTTATACCGGGTGTCCGGCTATGGACACTATGCGCGACGACCTGGAGCACGCGTTGCGGGGCGCTGGGTATACCTCGGTTGAGATCCGTACGGTGCTGGAACCGGCTTGGACTTCGGACTGGATCAGCGAGGACGGGCGGCGGAAGCTCGCTGAGGCTGGGATTGCACCGCCGGGGTCCGCGCCTCAGCGGGTTGCGGGGCCGATTCCGTTGACGCTGGGGCCTTCTGTGCGGCGGGTGGCTTGTCCGCACTGTGGGTCTTTGGATACGGAGGAGCAATCTCGGTTCAGTGCTACTGCGTGCAAAGCGTTGCGGCGGTGCCGGTCTTGCTGGGAGCCGTTCGAACACGTCAAGGAGATTTGA
- the paaC gene encoding 1,2-phenylacetyl-CoA epoxidase subunit PaaC, whose translation MSFDNVYEAITEDNDARWAFGTGFADPLSGVDTSVPSGVDGARLAAYCLMLGDDALIFSHRLQEWVSNAPELEDEVAIANIGLDLLGQARLLLARSGKADGTDRSADTFAFLRAENEFRNVRLAELGGGHFGHLIAQLFLFSTWRLSLFQQLESSVDPVLAAIAAKGVKELAYHRDYAAQWLVRLGDGTPLSRERMAEGLTAVWPYVEELFSTHPVEFVDAASLRPEFDAVVDQALAAATLERPEIGAIAGVSGRTGRDGVHTEQMGFLLAELQSVARAMPGASW comes from the coding sequence ATGTCTTTCGACAACGTCTACGAAGCCATCACCGAGGACAACGACGCCCGGTGGGCCTTCGGCACCGGATTCGCCGACCCGCTGTCCGGTGTGGACACTTCGGTTCCGTCCGGAGTGGACGGTGCGCGGCTGGCCGCGTATTGCCTGATGCTGGGCGATGACGCGTTGATCTTCTCGCACCGGTTGCAGGAGTGGGTCAGCAACGCGCCGGAGCTGGAAGACGAGGTCGCGATCGCGAACATCGGCCTCGATCTGCTTGGCCAGGCGCGGTTGTTGCTTGCTCGGTCTGGCAAGGCCGACGGCACTGATCGGTCTGCGGACACGTTCGCGTTCTTGCGCGCGGAGAACGAGTTCCGGAACGTTCGGCTGGCTGAGCTGGGCGGCGGGCACTTCGGGCACCTGATCGCGCAGTTGTTCTTGTTCTCGACTTGGCGTCTTTCGTTGTTCCAGCAGCTGGAGTCCAGTGTGGACCCGGTGCTGGCGGCTATCGCGGCCAAGGGGGTCAAGGAATTGGCCTATCACCGGGATTATGCCGCGCAGTGGCTGGTGCGTCTTGGCGACGGGACGCCGTTGTCGCGAGAGCGGATGGCCGAGGGGCTGACCGCGGTGTGGCCGTACGTCGAGGAGTTGTTCTCGACGCATCCGGTCGAGTTCGTGGATGCTGCCTCGTTGCGGCCGGAGTTCGATGCTGTCGTGGATCAGGCATTGGCCGCGGCGACCTTGGAGCGGCCGGAGATCGGGGCTATCGCCGGGGTTTCCGGGCGTACTGGCCGTGACGGTGTCCACACTGAACAGATGGGCTTCCTGCTGGCCGAGTTGCAGAGTGTGGCTCGGGCGATGCCTGGAGCGTCGTGGTGA
- the paaB gene encoding 1,2-phenylacetyl-CoA epoxidase subunit PaaB — MKHDWPLYEVFVRGKRGLNHVHVGSLHAADDEMALHHARDLYTRRNEGVSIWVVRASDITASSPDEKDPFFAPSGDKVYRHPTFYDIPDNVPHM; from the coding sequence ATGAAGCACGACTGGCCGTTGTACGAGGTTTTCGTCCGCGGCAAGCGGGGACTGAACCATGTGCACGTGGGTTCGCTGCACGCAGCGGACGACGAGATGGCGCTGCACCACGCGCGCGATCTCTACACGCGCCGCAACGAAGGTGTGTCGATCTGGGTCGTTCGCGCCTCGGACATCACCGCGTCGTCGCCGGACGAGAAGGACCCGTTCTTCGCGCCCAGCGGGGACAAGGTGTACCGGCACCCCACGTTCTACGACATTCCCGACAACGTTCCCCACATGTGA
- the paaA gene encoding 1,2-phenylacetyl-CoA epoxidase subunit PaaA, translating into MTAVAEPELEALFEHTIERDQRIEPRDWIPEGYRKTMIRQIAQHAHSEIIGMQPEGNWITRAPSLRRKAILLAKVQDEAGHGLYLYSAAATLGADRADLTDKLITGRQKYSSIFNYPTLTFADVGVIGWLVDGAAICNQVPLCRSSYGPYARAMIRICKEESFHQRQGYELLMTMMRGTEQQREMVQEAVNRWWWPSLMMFGPPDADSPNTAQSMAWKIKRHTNDELRQRFVDMSVPQAEALGVTFPDPELKWNASREHYDFGAVDWDEFKNVLKGNGPCNADRIAHRRRAHDNGAWVREAAAAHAAKKEVSA; encoded by the coding sequence GTGACCGCTGTGGCAGAGCCCGAACTGGAAGCCCTGTTCGAGCACACCATCGAACGGGACCAGCGCATCGAACCGCGCGACTGGATTCCCGAGGGCTACCGCAAGACGATGATCCGCCAGATCGCGCAGCACGCGCATTCGGAGATCATCGGCATGCAGCCGGAGGGCAACTGGATCACCCGCGCGCCTTCGTTGCGGCGCAAGGCGATCCTGCTCGCGAAGGTGCAGGACGAGGCCGGGCACGGGCTGTACCTGTACTCCGCGGCGGCGACGCTCGGCGCGGACCGCGCGGACCTCACCGACAAGCTCATCACCGGCCGGCAGAAGTACTCGTCGATCTTCAACTACCCGACGCTGACCTTCGCCGACGTCGGCGTGATCGGCTGGCTGGTGGACGGTGCGGCGATCTGCAACCAGGTGCCGCTGTGCCGGTCGTCGTACGGGCCGTACGCGCGGGCGATGATCCGGATCTGCAAGGAAGAGTCCTTCCACCAGCGGCAGGGTTACGAGTTGCTGATGACCATGATGCGCGGCACCGAGCAGCAGCGGGAAATGGTGCAGGAAGCGGTGAACCGCTGGTGGTGGCCGTCGCTGATGATGTTCGGCCCGCCGGACGCGGATTCGCCCAACACCGCGCAGTCGATGGCGTGGAAGATCAAGCGGCACACCAACGACGAGCTGCGGCAGCGCTTTGTCGACATGTCCGTTCCGCAGGCCGAGGCGCTCGGCGTGACGTTCCCGGACCCGGAGCTGAAGTGGAACGCCTCGCGCGAACACTACGACTTCGGTGCGGTCGACTGGGACGAGTTCAAGAACGTGCTCAAGGGCAACGGCCCGTGCAACGCGGACCGGATCGCGCACCGCCGTCGTGCACACGACAACGGCGCTTGGGTTCGAGAAGCCGCTGCGGCGCACGCGGCCAAGAAAGAGGTTTCGGCATGA